In Malus sylvestris chromosome 16, drMalSylv7.2, whole genome shotgun sequence, the following are encoded in one genomic region:
- the LOC126607990 gene encoding uncharacterized protein LOC126607990 — protein sequence MWWMMAEGGGHYCSKKTDDICGNVCGQESGRMLSMSRVRCILRGFDFKVLLILFTLVPMCVFGIYVHGQKISYFLRPLWESPPKPFHDIPHYYHENVSMENLCKLHGWGIREYPRRVFDAVLFSNEMDILTIRWKELYPYITQFVLLESNSTFTGFPKPLFFSRYREQFKFVEPRLTYGTVGGRFKRGENPFVEEAYQRVALDQLLKIAGITEDDLLIMSDVDEIPSRHTINLLRWCDEVPQILHLQLKNYLYSFEFLVDNNSWRASVHRYREGETRYAHYRQTDDILADAGWHCSFCFRYISEFIFKMKAYSHYDRVRFSKYLNPERVQKVICKGSDLFDMLPEEYTFKEIIGKMGPIPHSFSGVHLPSFLLENAEKYKFLLPGNCRRESG from the exons ATGTGGTGGATGATGGCTGAGGGAGGGGGCCATTACTGCTCTAAGAAGACTGATGATATCTGCGGCAATGTTTGCGGCCAG GAATCAGGCAGAATGTTGAGCATGTCAAGAGTTCGCTGCATTCTACGTGGATTTGACTTCAAAGTTCTCCTCATTCTGTTTACACTTGTTCCGATGTGTGTCTTTGGCATTTACGTGCATGGACAGAAGATCTCATACTTCTTGCGGCCGCTATGGGAATCGCCACCTAAACCTTTCCATGATATTCCACACTATTATCACGAGAATGTGTCCATGGAGAACCTCTGCAAACTTCATGGTTGGGGGATCCGTGAGTACCCTAGGCGTGTTTTTGATGCTGTGTTGTTCAGTAATGAGATGGACATCCTTACCATAAGATGGAAAGAGTTGTATCCCTACATAACGCAGTTTGTTCtccttgaatcaaattcaacATTTACTGGATTTCCAAAGCCTCTGTTCTTCTCCCGTTATCGCGAGCAGTTCAAGTTTGTGGAGCCCCGATTAACTTATGGGACTGTTGGAGGAAGATTCAAGAGAGGGGAAAATCCATTTGTTGAGGAGGCATATCAACGAGTAGCACTGGACCAGCTTCTCAAAATAGCTGGTATTACTGAGGACGACTTGTTGATAATGTCTGACGTTGATGAGATCCCAAGCAGACACACCATCAATCTTCTGAGGTGGTGTGACGAAGTTCCTCAGATCTTGCATCTTCAGTTGAAGAACTATCTCTATTCCTTTGAGTTTCTGGTGGACAATAACAGTTGGAGAGCTTCAGTACACAGGTACCGGGAAGGGGAGACGAGATATGCACACTATCGCCAGACAGATGACATCTTAGCAGATGCAGGGTGGCATTGTAGCTTTTGTTTCCGCTATATCAGTGAGTTCATCTTTAAGATGAAAGCATACAGCCATTACGATAGAGTCAGGTTTTCAAAGTATCTAAACCCAGAAAGAGTTCAGAAAGTGATCTGCAAGGGGTCTGATTTATTTGATATGCTTCCCGAAGAGTACACCTTCAAGGAAATCATTGGGAAAATGGGACCTATTCCTCATTCCTTCTCTGGTGTCCATCTTCCATCCTTTCTGTTGGAGAATGCAGAGAAGTACAAATTTCTTTTGCCTGGGAATTGCAGAAGAGAGAGTGGCTGA